In one window of Candidatus Eisenbacteria bacterium DNA:
- a CDS encoding multidrug efflux RND transporter permease subunit, with protein MARFFVNRPIVAMVISIIMVILGVVSLVQLPVALYPDIAPPEIQVTANYVGADALTVEQSVATPIEQQMSGVDQMIYMYSTNASNGQMQLRVDFDISTSPNIDQVLTNMRFSQAQSYLPADVRNYGVTILKSTTSPLALFSVYSPNGTYDAPFLANYGYINLYDPMTRVPGVGQVQIFGAGQYAMRYWVRPDQLAKLNITTTEIINALQQQNVVNPAGQVGGEPIPKGQEFTYSVRAQGRLVTEEQFADIIIRANPDGSVVKMKDVARVELGAQMYNMVGRLNGKPAAIVAIYQLPGSNAIDTMNKATALMEEAKLRFPTDLDYSISLDTTLAVREGINEIIHTLGEAIVLVILVVFVFLQGWRATLIPLLAVPVSLVGTFALFPLFGFSINTLSLLGLVLAIGIVVDDAIVVVEAVEHHIEHGLSPHDATLKAMEEVSGPVVAIALILAAVFVPTAAIPGITGRLYQQFAVTIALSVVLSAFNALTLSPALASLMLRPKTEARGPLGAFFRWFNHWFGRATDGYVDWSHHLIRKSGRAMLLLALLAVFAGFFGSRLPSGFVPNEDQGYIYMNVQLPPASSLQRTDAAARQIEEVLAKTPGVQSYNTVLGYSLLSLVSTTYSAFYFVTLEPWHERDKHGLTADVIIENINRELAELPSAIAFAFSPPSIPGVGTSGGVTFMLEDRAGKTVDFLAEQTQTFIAAMQKRPEVARVMTTFIPATPQLFADVNRDKVMKQGVDLKSVYQTLQAFMGGVFVNYFNRFGRVWQVYVQAEGDYRTRAENVGQFYVRNKSDEPVPMSALVDIKPTFGPEFTIRFNSFRAAQLNVSAAPGFSSAQVMAALEQVFRETMPVEMGFDYSGMSFQEQVAAQGVPATAIFGLSLLFVFLILAAQYESWTLPFSVLLGTPIAVFGAFLALWLRGLENNVFAQIGLITLIGLAAKNAILIVEFAKDEYEKGKTLIDAALAGAKLRLRPILMTAFAFILGVVPLARATGAGAIGRQVIGTAVIGGMLMASLIAIFLIPVSFYVVEKLGGGDRPATTPPATQPAAAEKGGHAA; from the coding sequence ATGGCCCGGTTCTTCGTCAATCGCCCCATCGTCGCCATGGTGATCTCGATCATCATGGTGATCCTCGGCGTGGTGTCGCTCGTGCAGCTCCCGGTCGCGCTCTATCCCGACATCGCGCCGCCGGAGATCCAGGTCACGGCCAACTACGTCGGCGCCGACGCGCTCACCGTGGAGCAGTCCGTCGCGACGCCCATCGAGCAGCAGATGAGCGGCGTCGACCAGATGATCTACATGTACTCGACGAACGCGAGCAACGGCCAGATGCAGCTCCGCGTCGATTTCGACATCTCGACCTCGCCCAACATCGACCAGGTTCTGACCAACATGCGCTTCTCGCAGGCGCAGTCGTACCTGCCGGCCGACGTGCGCAACTACGGCGTCACGATCCTCAAATCCACGACGAGCCCGCTCGCGCTGTTCTCGGTCTACTCGCCCAACGGCACCTACGACGCGCCGTTCCTCGCCAACTACGGCTACATCAACCTCTACGACCCGATGACGCGCGTCCCGGGCGTCGGGCAGGTACAGATCTTCGGCGCCGGCCAGTACGCGATGCGCTACTGGGTACGCCCCGACCAGCTCGCCAAGCTGAACATCACCACGACCGAGATCATCAACGCGCTCCAACAGCAGAACGTCGTGAACCCGGCCGGCCAGGTGGGCGGCGAGCCCATCCCGAAGGGGCAGGAGTTCACGTACAGCGTGCGTGCGCAGGGGCGCCTGGTCACCGAGGAGCAGTTCGCCGACATCATCATCCGCGCCAACCCCGACGGCTCGGTCGTGAAGATGAAGGACGTCGCGCGTGTCGAGCTCGGCGCGCAGATGTACAACATGGTGGGGCGGCTCAACGGCAAGCCCGCCGCGATCGTCGCGATCTACCAGCTCCCCGGCTCGAACGCGATCGACACCATGAACAAGGCGACGGCGCTGATGGAGGAAGCGAAGCTGCGCTTTCCCACGGACCTCGACTACTCGATTTCGCTCGACACCACGCTCGCGGTGCGCGAGGGCATCAACGAGATCATCCACACGCTCGGCGAGGCCATCGTGCTCGTCATCCTCGTCGTGTTCGTGTTCCTGCAGGGCTGGCGGGCGACCCTCATTCCGCTCCTCGCCGTGCCCGTGTCGCTGGTCGGCACCTTCGCGCTGTTCCCCCTCTTCGGGTTCTCGATCAACACGCTCTCGCTGCTGGGCCTCGTGCTCGCGATCGGCATCGTCGTCGACGACGCGATCGTCGTCGTCGAGGCCGTCGAGCACCACATCGAGCACGGGCTCTCTCCGCACGACGCGACCTTGAAGGCCATGGAAGAGGTGTCGGGCCCGGTGGTCGCGATCGCGCTCATCCTCGCCGCCGTCTTCGTGCCGACCGCCGCGATCCCCGGGATCACCGGGCGCCTCTACCAGCAGTTCGCCGTCACGATCGCCCTCTCGGTGGTGCTCTCGGCCTTCAACGCGCTCACGCTGAGCCCGGCCCTGGCGTCCCTCATGCTGCGACCGAAGACCGAGGCGCGCGGCCCCCTCGGCGCCTTCTTCCGCTGGTTCAACCACTGGTTCGGGCGTGCGACCGACGGCTACGTGGACTGGTCCCACCACCTGATCCGCAAGTCCGGGCGCGCGATGCTGCTCCTCGCCCTGCTGGCCGTGTTCGCGGGTTTCTTCGGCTCCCGGCTTCCCTCGGGCTTCGTTCCGAACGAGGATCAGGGCTACATCTACATGAACGTGCAGCTCCCACCGGCCTCGTCGCTCCAGCGCACCGACGCGGCGGCGCGCCAGATCGAGGAGGTCCTCGCCAAGACCCCCGGCGTGCAGAGCTACAACACCGTCCTCGGGTACAGCCTCTTGAGCCTCGTGTCCACCACCTACAGCGCCTTCTACTTCGTCACGCTCGAGCCCTGGCACGAGCGCGACAAGCACGGCCTCACCGCCGACGTCATCATCGAGAACATCAACCGGGAGCTTGCGGAGCTGCCCTCGGCCATCGCGTTCGCCTTCTCCCCGCCGTCGATCCCGGGCGTCGGCACGTCGGGCGGCGTGACGTTCATGCTCGAGGACCGCGCCGGGAAGACCGTCGACTTCCTCGCCGAGCAGACGCAGACGTTCATCGCCGCCATGCAGAAGCGCCCCGAGGTGGCACGGGTGATGACCACCTTCATTCCCGCCACGCCGCAGCTCTTCGCCGACGTCAATCGCGACAAGGTGATGAAGCAGGGCGTGGACCTGAAGTCCGTCTACCAGACGCTCCAGGCGTTCATGGGCGGCGTGTTCGTGAACTACTTCAACCGCTTCGGGCGCGTCTGGCAGGTCTACGTGCAGGCCGAGGGCGACTACCGCACGCGCGCCGAGAACGTCGGGCAGTTCTACGTGCGCAACAAGTCGGACGAGCCCGTGCCGATGAGCGCCCTCGTCGACATCAAGCCGACCTTCGGACCGGAGTTCACGATCCGCTTCAACAGCTTTCGCGCCGCACAGCTGAACGTGAGCGCGGCCCCGGGCTTCAGCTCGGCACAGGTGATGGCCGCGCTCGAGCAGGTCTTCCGCGAGACCATGCCGGTCGAGATGGGCTTCGACTACTCGGGCATGTCGTTCCAGGAGCAGGTGGCGGCGCAGGGCGTGCCCGCGACCGCCATCTTCGGCCTCTCGCTGCTGTTCGTCTTCCTGATCCTCGCGGCCCAGTACGAGAGCTGGACCCTGCCCTTCAGCGTCCTGCTCGGCACGCCGATCGCCGTCTTCGGCGCCTTCCTCGCCCTGTGGCTGCGCGGGCTCGAGAACAACGTCTTCGCGCAGATCGGGCTCATCACCCTCATCGGCCTCGCGGCGAAGAACGCGATCCTCATCGTCGAGTTCGCGAAGGACGAGTACGAGAAGGGCAAGACGCTGATCGACGCCGCGCTCGCAGGCGCGAAGCTCCGCCTGCGGCCGATCCTCATGACGGCCTTCGCATTCATCCTGGGCGTGGTGCCGCTGGCGCGCGCGACGGGCGCCGGGGCGATCGGACGGCAGGTCATCGGCACCGCCGTCATCGGCGGCATGCTGATGGCGTCGCTGATCGCGATCTTCCTCATTCCGGTCTCGTTCTACGTCGTCGAGAAGCTCGGCGGCGGCGATCGGCCGGCGACGACGCCCCCGGCAACCCAGCCGGCGGCGGCGGAGAAGGGTGGGCACGCCGCGTGA
- a CDS encoding efflux transporter outer membrane subunit, with protein MIARALVGLVAMALLGGCAVGPNYHRPPIDAPEVTRGQVGPAEAESLADLPWWEVFDDPVLQGLVIEAIHSNHDLASAAARVEEARQLVSVARSDLFPQIGYQGEASRQRSFLVGSPNTTFNAFLGTFNLAWEIDIWGRIRRATESARAAYFGAEDFRRGVLLSLVSTVADAYFNLLELDRELVIAKLTTRTFQDTLDLFTRRYEGGVGTLLEVSRGEAALAQAAATIPELDRLIVIRENELSILLGHNPGDIPRGADLDAQTSPPTIPAGLPSQLLERRPDVRQAEEAVVAANADVGVATANFFPRLGLTSLYGGQSSEIENIVKGTGNVWAIAGSLAGPIFQGGRLLASYRATNAAFDQAVQQYEQTTLNAFAEVSNALVTQEKLKGVRSEKERQVRALQKSVDLSLDRYNNGIATYYEVLEAQQQLFPAQLDLARTIRDQLAVIVLLYRALGGGWNLEVPQWVPPPVAPDAEPASGANEPGAPPAPAAAP; from the coding sequence GTGATCGCGCGCGCTCTCGTGGGGCTCGTGGCGATGGCGCTCCTCGGCGGATGCGCCGTCGGGCCGAACTACCACCGGCCGCCCATCGACGCACCCGAAGTGACGCGCGGACAGGTGGGGCCAGCGGAAGCCGAGTCGCTCGCCGACCTCCCGTGGTGGGAGGTCTTCGACGACCCGGTCCTGCAGGGCCTCGTCATCGAGGCCATCCACAGCAACCACGACCTCGCGAGCGCTGCGGCGCGCGTCGAAGAGGCGCGGCAGCTGGTCAGCGTCGCGCGCTCGGACCTCTTCCCGCAGATCGGCTACCAGGGCGAGGCGTCGCGGCAGCGGTCGTTCCTGGTGGGCAGCCCGAACACGACCTTCAACGCGTTCCTCGGCACGTTCAACCTCGCCTGGGAGATCGACATCTGGGGCCGGATCCGGCGCGCGACCGAGTCGGCCCGCGCGGCCTACTTCGGCGCGGAGGACTTCCGCCGGGGCGTCCTCCTATCGCTGGTCAGCACCGTCGCCGACGCGTACTTCAACCTCCTCGAGCTCGACCGGGAGCTCGTGATCGCCAAGCTCACCACCAGGACGTTCCAGGACACCCTCGACCTCTTCACGCGCCGCTACGAGGGCGGCGTGGGGACGCTTCTCGAGGTGTCACGTGGTGAGGCCGCGCTCGCGCAGGCGGCGGCCACGATTCCCGAGCTCGACCGGCTGATCGTCATCCGGGAGAACGAGCTGAGCATTCTGCTCGGGCACAACCCGGGCGACATCCCGCGCGGCGCCGACCTCGACGCACAGACGTCGCCCCCGACCATTCCCGCGGGCCTCCCCTCGCAGCTCCTCGAGCGCCGGCCCGACGTGCGCCAGGCCGAGGAGGCGGTCGTGGCGGCGAACGCGGACGTCGGCGTCGCGACGGCGAACTTTTTCCCGCGCCTCGGCCTCACCAGCCTCTACGGCGGTCAGAGCTCGGAGATCGAGAACATCGTGAAGGGCACGGGCAACGTCTGGGCGATCGCCGGGTCGCTCGCCGGACCCATCTTCCAGGGCGGACGTCTGCTCGCGAGCTACCGCGCGACGAACGCCGCCTTCGACCAGGCGGTGCAGCAATACGAGCAGACGACGCTCAACGCGTTCGCCGAGGTGTCGAACGCGCTCGTGACGCAGGAGAAGCTGAAGGGCGTCCGGAGCGAGAAGGAGCGCCAGGTGCGCGCGCTCCAGAAGTCGGTCGACCTCTCGCTCGATCGCTACAACAACGGCATCGCGACCTACTACGAGGTGCTCGAGGCGCAGCAGCAGCTCTTCCCCGCGCAGCTGGATCTCGCCCGCACGATCCGCGATCAGCTCGCGGTGATCGTGCTGCTCTACCGTGCGCTCGGCGGCGGCTGGAACCTCGAGGTGCCGCAATGGGTGCCGCCACCGGTGGCGCCCGATGCCGAGCCGGCGAGCGGGGCGAACGAGCCGGGAGCGCCTCCCGCCCCCGCCGCCGCGCCGTAG
- a CDS encoding DegQ family serine endoprotease: MHSTIRTMLVGAFAVSLAAGGFALGRTTWPERVTAPLVAARTAEPPQAAAAPAPAQPEAKPVREGKRSFASLVTQAEPAVVHIKVTQMVKAGATGDNPFEDDDDSPFPGLPGLRGFRFPNPRQHGFAQKGAGSGFVIRKDGLIVTNNHVVEDAKDITVILGDGRELSATVVGRDPKTDLAVLKVDAKADLPTARLGDSDGLDVGDWVVAIGNPFGLSNTVTAGIVSAKGRAVGAGPYDDFIQTDAPINPGNSGGPLFDEAGEVVGINTMIFSQGGGNIGIGFAIPINQAKRLLPELEEHGHVTRGWLGVSIQKLTPELGDSLGIHDGHGALVAQVNDGSPAATAGIEPGDVITTFDGKPVKDSAALPTLVAGTEIGRQVPVEIVRDGATRTVEVKVAKLADDSARDQKAPASGKWGMRLRDLTPEERSQREMAAHEGVMVAEVVPGSPADEAGIHAGDVLVEVNRKKVTSVDQVRDEAAKVADGKPLLLLVRPAEGGDRFAALAAR; encoded by the coding sequence ATGCATTCGACGATCCGAACCATGCTCGTGGGAGCATTCGCGGTGTCCCTCGCGGCCGGAGGCTTCGCGCTCGGCCGCACGACCTGGCCGGAGCGCGTGACCGCACCGCTCGTGGCGGCCCGCACGGCGGAGCCCCCGCAGGCCGCCGCCGCACCCGCGCCCGCCCAGCCCGAGGCGAAGCCGGTCCGCGAGGGCAAGCGCTCGTTCGCGTCCCTGGTGACGCAGGCCGAGCCCGCCGTGGTCCACATCAAGGTGACGCAGATGGTGAAGGCCGGCGCGACCGGCGACAACCCGTTCGAAGACGACGACGATTCGCCGTTCCCCGGGCTTCCCGGGCTGCGCGGATTTCGCTTCCCGAACCCGCGCCAGCACGGCTTCGCGCAGAAGGGCGCCGGCTCCGGGTTCGTGATCCGCAAGGACGGGCTCATCGTCACCAACAACCACGTGGTCGAGGACGCGAAGGACATCACCGTGATCCTCGGCGACGGTCGCGAGCTCTCGGCCACGGTCGTGGGACGCGACCCCAAGACCGATCTCGCCGTCCTCAAGGTCGACGCCAAGGCCGATCTCCCGACGGCGCGCCTCGGCGATTCGGACGGGCTCGACGTCGGCGACTGGGTGGTCGCGATCGGCAACCCGTTCGGCCTCAGCAACACGGTCACCGCCGGCATCGTGAGCGCCAAGGGGCGCGCGGTCGGCGCGGGACCGTACGACGACTTCATCCAGACCGACGCGCCGATCAATCCGGGCAACTCCGGCGGGCCGCTCTTCGACGAGGCGGGCGAGGTGGTCGGCATCAACACCATGATCTTCAGCCAGGGCGGCGGGAACATCGGCATCGGCTTCGCGATCCCGATCAACCAGGCGAAGCGCCTCCTCCCCGAGCTCGAGGAGCACGGCCACGTGACGCGCGGCTGGCTCGGCGTCTCGATCCAGAAGCTCACGCCCGAGCTCGGCGACTCGCTCGGCATTCACGACGGCCACGGCGCCCTCGTGGCGCAGGTGAACGATGGCAGCCCGGCCGCGACGGCGGGCATCGAGCCGGGCGACGTCATCACCACCTTCGACGGCAAGCCGGTGAAGGACTCCGCGGCGCTGCCGACGCTCGTCGCCGGCACCGAGATCGGGCGTCAGGTACCGGTCGAGATCGTCCGCGACGGCGCGACCAGGACGGTCGAGGTGAAGGTGGCGAAGCTCGCCGACGACTCGGCGCGCGACCAGAAGGCGCCGGCGTCGGGCAAGTGGGGCATGCGGCTCCGTGACCTCACGCCCGAGGAGCGCTCGCAGCGCGAGATGGCGGCGCACGAAGGCGTCATGGTGGCCGAAGTCGTGCCGGGCAGCCCGGCCGACGAGGCGGGCATCCACGCCGGCGACGTGCTCGTCGAGGTGAACCGCAAGAAGGTGACGTCGGTCGACCAGGTCCGCGACGAGGCGGCCAAGGTCGCCGACGGCAAGCCGCTCCTGCTGCTCGTGCGTCCCGCCGAGGGCGGCGATCGCTTCGCCGCGCTGGCGGCGCGATAG
- a CDS encoding ATP-binding protein: MVLPRPRSLRARLTLWYTAVLAALLVLFGAAALVLLDRALRANVDASLTTIARTIAESSATRETPGGDLDDALDALLGPGLARRFFELLDPRGRPDPRLGSRGRARLPLTAEALRNAEAGRETFETLGMPGVLASAVRVLTFPITEDGRFARVVQVGLPLDEVESARSRFLLILLSLAPFALAAAAAGGRLLATRALAPVDAMVDAARRIEAEDLSRRLRADGAPEEIGRLAGVLNDMLGRLEASFSTARRFSADAAHELRTPLTILKGEIEVSLRSPGAADDRRRVLESCLEEVDRLIALVEDLLFLARADAGAVEVPRTTVDLSHVVGDALPALRALAEQAGVGLAPAEGTGPLCVRGSEPLLFRVVFNLVDNAIKYSGAGHGVTIALQADGGRAVLDVTDDGPGVPPADRERIFDRFYRGDPARGRGGTGLGLAVTRSIVVVHGGDVRVVDGPGGRGTSFRVTLPLAD; encoded by the coding sequence ATGGTGCTCCCCCGGCCCCGAAGCCTGCGCGCCCGCCTGACGCTCTGGTACACGGCCGTGCTGGCTGCGCTCCTCGTGCTCTTCGGTGCGGCGGCGCTCGTGCTCCTCGACCGGGCGCTGCGGGCGAACGTCGATGCGTCGCTCACGACCATCGCGCGCACGATCGCCGAGTCGAGCGCGACGCGCGAGACGCCCGGCGGCGATCTCGACGATGCGCTCGACGCGCTCCTCGGGCCGGGGCTCGCGCGCCGCTTCTTCGAGCTGCTCGATCCGCGCGGGCGCCCCGACCCGCGGCTCGGCTCGCGCGGGCGCGCGCGGCTCCCGCTCACCGCCGAGGCGCTCCGCAACGCCGAGGCGGGGCGGGAGACCTTCGAGACGCTCGGCATGCCGGGCGTGCTCGCGTCTGCGGTCCGGGTGCTGACGTTTCCGATCACCGAGGACGGCCGCTTCGCGCGCGTCGTGCAGGTCGGCCTGCCGCTCGACGAGGTCGAGAGCGCGCGCTCGCGCTTCCTCTTGATCCTGCTCTCGCTCGCGCCGTTCGCCCTGGCGGCCGCGGCGGCCGGGGGCCGCCTGCTGGCCACGCGCGCGCTCGCACCGGTCGACGCGATGGTCGACGCCGCGCGGCGGATCGAAGCCGAGGACCTGTCGCGACGGCTCCGGGCGGACGGCGCGCCCGAGGAGATCGGTCGCCTGGCCGGCGTGCTGAACGACATGCTGGGCCGTCTCGAGGCGTCGTTCTCGACGGCGCGGCGGTTCAGCGCCGACGCCGCACACGAGCTGCGGACGCCGCTCACGATCCTCAAGGGCGAGATCGAAGTCTCGTTGCGATCCCCGGGCGCCGCGGACGATCGCCGCCGCGTGCTCGAGAGCTGCCTCGAAGAGGTGGACCGCCTGATCGCCCTGGTCGAGGACCTCCTCTTCCTCGCGCGGGCCGACGCGGGCGCGGTGGAGGTACCGCGCACCACGGTCGATCTCTCGCACGTGGTCGGCGACGCCCTGCCGGCGCTGCGCGCGCTCGCCGAGCAGGCGGGCGTCGGGCTCGCCCCGGCGGAAGGCACGGGACCACTCTGCGTGCGCGGCAGCGAACCGCTCCTCTTTCGCGTCGTGTTCAACCTCGTCGACAACGCGATCAAGTATTCCGGCGCGGGCCACGGTGTCACGATCGCGTTGCAGGCGGACGGCGGGCGGGCCGTCCTGGACGTGACCGACGACGGCCCGGGCGTGCCGCCCGCCGATCGCGAGCGGATCTTCGATCGCTTCTATCGCGGCGATCCGGCCCGCGGCCGCGGCGGCACCGGGCTCGGGCTCGCGGTCACGCGCTCGATCGTGGTCGTGCACGGCGGCGACGTCCGCGTGGTCGACGGCCCGGGCGGGCGCGGCACGTCGTTCCGCGTGACGCTCCCGCTGGCGGATTAG
- a CDS encoding response regulator transcription factor: MRILVVEDEPKVASFVRRGLEAEHYAVDVAADGEAGLAQALATAYDLVVLDVNLPKRDGFGVVRELRARGQTVPVLLLTARGGVSDKVTGLDVGADDYLTKPFAVEELLARVRALLRRGAPSATPALSLADLTLDPVTREVTRAGKRIELTAREHALLEFFLRNRGRVLSRALIAQRVWGVEFDTFTNVIDVYVNYLRRKIDADFEPKLLHTVRGVGYVLKTSEP, from the coding sequence ATGCGCATCCTGGTGGTCGAGGACGAGCCCAAGGTCGCGAGCTTCGTGCGGCGTGGCCTCGAGGCCGAGCACTACGCCGTCGACGTCGCGGCCGACGGCGAGGCGGGGCTCGCGCAGGCGCTCGCGACGGCCTACGACCTCGTCGTCCTCGACGTGAACCTGCCGAAGCGCGACGGGTTCGGCGTGGTCCGCGAGCTTCGTGCCCGTGGCCAGACGGTACCGGTCCTGCTGCTGACGGCGCGCGGCGGGGTGTCGGACAAGGTGACCGGCCTCGACGTCGGGGCGGACGACTACCTGACCAAGCCCTTCGCGGTCGAGGAGCTGCTGGCCCGCGTGCGGGCGCTGCTCCGGCGCGGAGCGCCTTCGGCCACGCCGGCGCTCTCGCTGGCCGACCTGACGCTCGATCCCGTCACGCGCGAGGTCACGCGCGCGGGCAAGCGGATCGAGCTCACGGCCCGCGAGCACGCGCTGCTCGAGTTCTTCCTGCGCAACCGCGGCCGTGTCCTCTCCCGCGCGCTCATCGCCCAGCGCGTCTGGGGCGTCGAGTTCGACACGTTCACCAACGTGATCGACGTCTACGTGAACTACCTGCGGCGCAAGATCGACGCCGACTTCGAGCCGAAGCTCCTGCACACGGTGCGCGGAGTCGGCTACGTGCTGAAGACGTCCGAGCCCTGA
- a CDS encoding ClC family H(+)/Cl(-) exchange transporter, whose translation MSAEDDSTPSGITFWLAVLATGLAVGAISVGFHAGLDYALAARERFTAWARPVGPAGFLLLVALCAAAVATAVWMTARFAPQAAGSGIQHVEGLVRGLLPPWPAAICWVKFVGGILGIGGGLVLGREGPTVQMGAWLAERISSRFGLTADEQRTLLVVGAGAGLTGAFNAPLAGTLFVVEELKCPLRPPIYVGTLVASILTDFCCRRLLGIAPELMLPNRIPLAWGMLWPVLVVGVLGGVLGAFFNRALLATFGVVDGLKRRVPSWTLGLAMGAVVGAVAWFVPALPGGGIGFAARLLDGTVSATAVAWLLPLSIVLTIGSYVLGAPGGIFAPLLVIGAALGMGVGGIWSATIADVPGLVPIAVAVGMAGLFAGVVRSPLTGAVLLLEMTGSAISVLPLLVASLAAYGVAEVLGSRPIYESLLEREVARVRAS comes from the coding sequence ATGAGCGCGGAGGACGACTCCACTCCATCCGGCATCACGTTCTGGCTCGCCGTGCTCGCGACCGGCCTCGCCGTGGGCGCGATCTCGGTCGGCTTCCATGCGGGATTGGACTACGCCCTCGCCGCGCGGGAGCGCTTCACGGCGTGGGCACGACCCGTGGGCCCGGCGGGATTTCTCCTTCTCGTCGCGCTGTGCGCCGCCGCCGTCGCGACGGCGGTGTGGATGACGGCTCGCTTCGCGCCGCAGGCGGCCGGAAGCGGCATCCAGCACGTGGAGGGCCTGGTGCGCGGCCTGCTGCCGCCGTGGCCGGCGGCGATCTGCTGGGTGAAGTTCGTAGGCGGCATCCTCGGCATCGGAGGCGGGCTCGTCCTCGGCCGCGAAGGTCCCACCGTGCAGATGGGCGCGTGGCTGGCCGAGCGGATCTCGAGCCGCTTCGGGCTCACGGCGGACGAGCAGCGGACGCTGTTGGTCGTCGGCGCGGGAGCGGGCCTCACCGGCGCCTTCAATGCCCCGCTCGCCGGCACGCTGTTCGTCGTCGAGGAGCTGAAGTGCCCGCTTCGGCCGCCGATCTACGTCGGCACGCTCGTGGCATCGATCCTGACCGACTTCTGCTGCCGTCGCCTGCTCGGCATCGCGCCGGAGCTGATGCTGCCCAATCGGATTCCGCTCGCGTGGGGGATGCTGTGGCCGGTGCTCGTGGTGGGGGTCCTGGGCGGCGTCCTCGGCGCGTTCTTCAACCGCGCGCTGCTCGCGACGTTCGGCGTCGTCGATGGCCTGAAGAGGCGGGTACCCTCGTGGACCCTCGGCCTCGCGATGGGCGCGGTCGTGGGTGCGGTCGCATGGTTCGTGCCGGCGTTGCCCGGAGGTGGCATCGGGTTCGCGGCGCGCCTGCTCGACGGGACGGTCTCCGCGACCGCGGTCGCCTGGCTGCTCCCGCTGAGCATCGTGCTGACGATCGGGAGCTACGTCCTGGGCGCCCCGGGGGGGATCTTCGCGCCGCTGCTGGTGATCGGGGCCGCCCTCGGAATGGGCGTGGGTGGAATCTGGTCGGCCACGATCGCCGACGTCCCCGGCCTCGTCCCGATCGCCGTGGCGGTGGGCATGGCGGGCCTCTTCGCGGGCGTCGTGCGCTCTCCGCTCACCGGCGCGGTGCTGCTGCTCGAGATGACGGGCTCGGCGATCAGCGTGCTCCCGCTCCTCGTCGCGAGCCTCGCCGCCTACGGTGTCGCCGAGGTCCTCGGCAGCCGACCGATCTACGAGTCGCTCCTGGAGCGTGAGGTGGCGCGCGTCCGGGCGAGCTGA